From the genome of Cytophagia bacterium CHB2:
GAAGCCAAAAACCGCAGCGACATTTCCCATTAAAAAATAAAACGGCATGTACAGATACCGGATCCGCAAGCCGAGGAATTCCTGCAAATAACCCAAAAAGCCCACAAGATAAAATGCGGCTTGCAGATTGAGCATGAGGCGATAGATCGGCGCTTCAGCCAGCCAGCAGGCGAGCGGGAGCAACAGAATAAAAATCGGGCTCATGGTGCGCAAAACTTTGTGCGAGATAAATTGCAGCGCCACGCGCCCGCGTTTGGGATTGAGCAGGCTGTGCAGCACATAAATCATCTGAAAATTTCCGACATTGATGCGAATGCGGCGCTGAAACTCGCCGTTCAGGTTGGTGGATTCGCGCTCGATGACAATGGCATCCGGCTCGTACAACACGCGATAACCCTGCCGGATGATTTGCATCGGCAGGATGAAGTCATCGTTGATTGCCTTTTTATCCAGCGGCTCGAAGAGATGGCGGCGAAATCCGTATAACGCGCCGTGCGCGCCGATTACCGAATGAACCTGGCTTTCATATTTTTTGAGAAATGTTTCGTACTGCCAATAAATTCTTTCCGTCATGCTGCGCAGTGATTCGTCCTCCGTCTCGAATGAGTAGACGCCGGAAACACACCCCACGTTGGGATCTTTGAAATGGCGCACGAGTTTCTTGAGGGCATCCGGTTGCAGCAAGCCCGAGGCGTCGGAGAGAACGATGATCTCGCCTTCCAATTTGGGAATGACTTTGTTCAACACCGTGGTTTTGCCGCGGCGTTTCGGGCGCGCGATGAAATGAATCTCATTCTCACTGTAGCTCGCCAGCATATCGTTGGTTTGATCGGTGGAGCCGTCGGAAACCACCGTAATGCGTAGGCGCTCTTTGGGATAATCCAGATTGAGCGTGTTTTCCACTTTCTGGCGGATGACGTTTTGCTCGTTGTACGCCGGTATCAAAAACGTCACGAATGGCCAGTCTTGATGATTTGTGTTTGACGCGATCTGCCCGGGTGCGCGTTGCGATCGCCTTTGGCGGAGCTTGGCTAACACGTACATTAATACTGGATAGCCCAAATACGTGTAGAGCAGCATCCCAATACACAGCCAGACCACGGCCTGCCAGAAGAGGGCCATAGACGGTTCCAGAATATGTTATCTGCCAAAGCATTTTCATATTCCGGCCACCGTTCCATGAGCAGCCGAAACAGCAGGAATCAGAAAATGGAATTAATCAATCCCGTAATCACACCGATATAAAA
Proteins encoded in this window:
- a CDS encoding glycosyltransferase family 2 protein, yielding MALFWQAVVWLCIGMLLYTYLGYPVLMYVLAKLRQRRSQRAPGQIASNTNHQDWPFVTFLIPAYNEQNVIRQKVENTLNLDYPKERLRITVVSDGSTDQTNDMLASYSENEIHFIARPKRRGKTTVLNKVIPKLEGEIIVLSDASGLLQPDALKKLVRHFKDPNVGCVSGVYSFETEDESLRSMTERIYWQYETFLKKYESQVHSVIGAHGALYGFRRHLFEPLDKKAINDDFILPMQIIRQGYRVLYEPDAIVIERESTNLNGEFQRRIRINVGNFQMIYVLHSLLNPKRGRVALQFISHKVLRTMSPIFILLLPLACWLAEAPIYRLMLNLQAAFYLVGFLGYLQEFLGLRIRYLYMPFYFLMGNVAAVFGF